A region from the Mercenaria mercenaria strain notata chromosome 7, MADL_Memer_1, whole genome shotgun sequence genome encodes:
- the LOC123555056 gene encoding hemicentin-1-like isoform X1 — MSQEAQTCTEEPCPVHGAWAAWNTWGSCSATCGIGLQRRDRSCSTPYPGPNGNHCFGDSRDDQICLANTYHDGDWSSWQAWGTCSRTCGDGIRSRSRSCDNPLPSIQGKYCQGEPYQVETCNMQSCPVTNGGWGSWTSWTSCTASCNGGMQSRQRICNNPKPSADGDFCDGNAMNVRMCNQQHCPITNGGWGSWTSWTSCSVSCNGGMQSRQRHCNNPKPSFGGNFCDGIASDVRMCYQQHCPRTKAAFLAEYATRLSNGSVRFSYLPLNEGSLYDSSSGMFTCHIPGVYSFTANIIESGDGNNYIDCRIRKNGSIHIYMFSRQGKIDGKFATEGYGTATGAATLHLVRGDQVDVYCYGDTGTHLSYSSFSGFLITADP, encoded by the exons ATGTCACAAGAGGCACAGACTTGTACCGAAGAACCTTGTCCAG TACATGGGGCATGGGCAGCCTGGAACACATGGGGAAGCTGCAGTGCCACGTGTGGTATTGGTCTACAGAGGAGAGATAGATCATGTTCGACACCATATCCGGGACCCAATGGCAATCATTGTTTCGGGGACTCAAGAGACGATCAAATATGTTTAGCTAATACCTATcatg ACGGTGACTGGTCCTCCTGGCAAGCTTGGGGCACTTGCAGCAGAACGTGTGGAGATGGTATacggtcaaggtcaaggtcatgtgaCAACCCGTTACCATCTATACAAGGGAAGTACTGCCAAGGGGAGCCTTATCAAGTAGAGACGTGTAACATGCAATCATGTCCAG TAACAAATGGAGGATGGGGTTCCTGGACATCATGGACAAGTTGTACCGCCAGCTGTAACGGAGGAATGCAATCACGTCAACGTATTTGTAATAATCCGAAACCTTCCGCTGACGGAGATTTCTGTGACGGAAATGCAATGAATGTACGGATGTGTAACCAACAGCACTGTCCAA TAACTAATGGAGGTTGGGGTTCCTGGACATCATGGACAAGTTGTTCTGTCAGCTGTAATGGAGGAATGCAATCACGTCAACGGCATTGTAACAATCCGAAACCATCCTTCGGTGGAAATTTCTGTGACGGAATTGCATCTGATGTACGAATGTGTTACCAACAACATTGTCCGA GAACAAAGGCAGCTTTCCTGGCTGAATATGCGACTAGGCTGAGTAATGGATCAGTAAGATTTTCTTACCTTCCCCTAAACGAGGGTTCCTTATACGACTCTTCGTCAGGAATGTTTACATGTCACATTCCTGGCGTGTATTCTTTTACCGCAAATATAATTGAAAGCGGTGATGGTAATAATTACATAGATTGTCGTATTAGAAAGAATGGTTCCATTCACATCTATATGTTTTCCCGACAGGGTAAAATAGACGGTAAGTTTGCAACAGAAGGCTATGGAACAGCCACAGGAGCAGCTACGTTACATCTCGTGAGAGGAGATCAGGTAGATGTCTACTGTTACGGTGACACTGGAACTCACCTTTCCTACTCCTCATTTAGTGGTTTTCTTATCACTGCTGATCCTTGA
- the LOC123555056 gene encoding thrombospondin-1-like isoform X2, with amino-acid sequence MSQEAQTCTEEPCPVHGAWAAWNTWGSCSATCGIGLQRRDRSCSTPYPGPNGNHCFGDSRDDQICLANTYHDGDWSSWQAWGTCSRTCGDGIRSRSRSCDNPLPSIQGKYCQGEPYQVETCNMQSCPVTNGGWGSWTSWTSCTASCNGGMQSRQRICNNPKPSADGDFCDGNAMNVRMCNQQHCPITNGGWGSWTSWTSCSVSCNGGMQSRQRHCNNPKPSFGGNFCDGIASDVRMCYQQHCPR; translated from the exons ATGTCACAAGAGGCACAGACTTGTACCGAAGAACCTTGTCCAG TACATGGGGCATGGGCAGCCTGGAACACATGGGGAAGCTGCAGTGCCACGTGTGGTATTGGTCTACAGAGGAGAGATAGATCATGTTCGACACCATATCCGGGACCCAATGGCAATCATTGTTTCGGGGACTCAAGAGACGATCAAATATGTTTAGCTAATACCTATcatg ACGGTGACTGGTCCTCCTGGCAAGCTTGGGGCACTTGCAGCAGAACGTGTGGAGATGGTATacggtcaaggtcaaggtcatgtgaCAACCCGTTACCATCTATACAAGGGAAGTACTGCCAAGGGGAGCCTTATCAAGTAGAGACGTGTAACATGCAATCATGTCCAG TAACAAATGGAGGATGGGGTTCCTGGACATCATGGACAAGTTGTACCGCCAGCTGTAACGGAGGAATGCAATCACGTCAACGTATTTGTAATAATCCGAAACCTTCCGCTGACGGAGATTTCTGTGACGGAAATGCAATGAATGTACGGATGTGTAACCAACAGCACTGTCCAA TAACTAATGGAGGTTGGGGTTCCTGGACATCATGGACAAGTTGTTCTGTCAGCTGTAATGGAGGAATGCAATCACGTCAACGGCATTGTAACAATCCGAAACCATCCTTCGGTGGAAATTTCTGTGACGGAATTGCATCTGATGTACGAATGTGTTACCAACAACATTGTCCGA GGTAA